In Deltaproteobacteria bacterium, one DNA window encodes the following:
- a CDS encoding aspartate kinase encodes SDTSAVAIAAAVEADVCEIYTDVEGVFTTDPSISRNAKKLEKISYDEMLEMASLGAKVLQIRSVEFAKKFGVRIHVRSSYTEKPGTFVTKEDEIMETAVVSGVTYNKNEAKITIVKVPDRPGIAAKIFKPISDAGVNVDMIVQNVSLEGFTDLTFTVPKTDYKKTMAMIDDVADDIGADKVEGNERIAKVSIVGVGMRSHPGVAAQMFKTLAQENINILMISTSEIKVSCVIEEKYTELAVRVLHDSFELGEQPREEKI; translated from the coding sequence TCCGATACCAGCGCAGTCGCCATTGCAGCGGCGGTCGAGGCCGATGTCTGTGAAATTTACACGGATGTGGAAGGGGTGTTTACCACCGATCCGAGCATAAGCCGGAACGCGAAGAAGCTGGAGAAAATATCCTACGATGAGATGCTCGAGATGGCGAGCCTGGGAGCAAAGGTTCTGCAGATAAGATCCGTTGAATTTGCGAAGAAATTTGGCGTGAGGATTCACGTCCGGTCATCTTACACAGAAAAACCGGGCACGTTTGTGACAAAGGAGGATGAGATCATGGAAACTGCAGTCGTGTCAGGTGTGACGTATAACAAGAACGAGGCAAAGATAACGATCGTGAAAGTTCCGGACCGCCCGGGTATCGCCGCCAAGATTTTCAAGCCCATATCAGACGCAGGGGTTAACGTGGACATGATCGTTCAGAACGTCTCCCTCGAGGGGTTTACGGACCTTACCTTCACCGTTCCGAAGACGGATTACAAAAAAACCATGGCGATGATCGATGATGTGGCCGATGATATCGGAGCGGATAAGGTCGAAGGAAACGAGAGGATCGCCAAGGTTTCCATCGTCGGCGTGGGAATGCGGTCACATCCCGGTGTTGCTGCGCAGATGTTCAAAACCCTGGCCCAGGAAAACATAAACATCCTCATGATCAGCACCTCCGAGATCAAGGTCTCCTGTGTCATAGAGGAAAAGTACACCGAGCTGGCGGTGAGGGTTCTCCACGATTCTTTTGAGCTGGGCGAGCAGCCCAGGGAGGAAAAGATTTAA
- a CDS encoding aspartate kinase (catalyzes the formation of 4-phospho-L-aspartate from L-aspartate and ATP, in Bacillus, lysine sensitive; regulated by response to starvation.) → MALVVQKFGGTSVGSIEKIRNVAGIVARTKDAGNDVIVVVSAMAGETDRLVKLVSEVTDFPNEREYDQVVSSGEQVSIGLISIAL, encoded by the coding sequence ATGGCGCTCGTGGTTCAGAAGTTCGGGGGAACTTCCGTCGGTTCGATAGAGAAGATCCGCAACGTCGCCGGCATCGTGGCAAGGACGAAAGATGCGGGAAACGACGTCATCGTTGTCGTTTCCGCAATGGCGGGCGAAACGGACAGGCTCGTCAAACTCGTGTCTGAGGTCACCGACTTTCCCAATGAGAGGGAGTATGACCAGGTCGTCTCTTCGGGAGAGCAGGTCAGCATCGGACTGATCTCGATTGCTCTTGA
- the tsaE gene encoding tRNA (adenosine(37)-N6)-threonylcarbamoyltransferase complex ATPase subunit type 1 TsaE, whose amino-acid sequence MGPLKIPDTIFSGNDQETRSVGRELVRILCPGDVVSLEGELGAGKTQLVKGVAEGMGIDPESQVFSPTFSIINVYEGKQVLYHIDLYRLGEDWDELSRTGIFDVIGGEGVALIEWGDRAKNYLPKNTIRIILKILNDNDREIKMLRGWSN is encoded by the coding sequence ATGGGACCACTGAAGATCCCCGACACCATTTTTTCCGGAAACGATCAGGAGACGCGGTCTGTCGGTCGTGAACTCGTTCGAATACTCTGTCCGGGGGACGTGGTCTCGCTGGAAGGAGAGCTCGGCGCCGGAAAGACGCAGCTGGTCAAAGGAGTCGCAGAGGGTATGGGCATCGACCCGGAAAGTCAGGTTTTCAGCCCCACCTTTTCGATAATCAACGTGTACGAAGGAAAACAGGTGCTCTACCACATTGACCTGTACCGGCTGGGCGAAGATTGGGACGAACTCTCCCGGACGGGTATTTTCGATGTGATTGGGGGTGAGGGGGTCGCGCTGATCGAATGGGGAGACAGGGCAAAAAATTATTTGCCAAAAAACACCATTAGGATTATCCTAAAAATTTTAAACGATAACGACAGGGAAATAAAAATGCTGCGGGGCTGGAGCAATTAG